The following proteins are encoded in a genomic region of Opitutaceae bacterium:
- a CDS encoding tetratricopeptide repeat protein, which yields MVLAGAGLAVIPTRGDDKTPTSLEAPALVGDLTRVTSWRGNTYAASGTGLAQLRNDREWLHYRDMPGRISAIAGGTHSLAVGGSGFLWVMPGKKKIPPALIEISGTWVALSAKDSGWVAVSQEGGLVVFSETGVEFRHQFEEGFRPNDVAEIWNQWWVVGQKRGQSHILTATSPAGPWTEAQTGGKAPAMRVVGFDRFIVVFGADGSAFRAVEGEAWEPCRGFEALTNEPPVSVFASPQEGFVALTPDGLVQSRDGHNWVRLAYQDDPYGSRALLHGDLGTVLISQSWTEAGLVLRREPVTPYATFLLAQAFANGEGVPLDPKRALELYRKAAVAGVHRAQVDLAFLIASGQVPAAQTSEASAWYLLLCGEEGLACEPEEAFRRIEALALKGRAEAQGILAVMLRLGFGTKPNSIEATAWTQIAEEQRANLYALDWYADVDDKPEEAKVRADALRAKISRAGATAHPAPVSGTGD from the coding sequence ATGGTCTTGGCCGGGGCCGGTCTTGCTGTGATTCCCACGCGGGGGGACGACAAGACGCCCACTTCATTGGAAGCGCCCGCCCTTGTGGGCGACCTTACCCGGGTAACGTCCTGGCGGGGCAATACCTATGCTGCGAGCGGGACAGGACTCGCGCAGCTGAGGAATGATCGCGAGTGGCTGCACTACCGCGACATGCCTGGGCGGATCAGCGCAATAGCAGGGGGAACGCACTCGTTGGCAGTCGGTGGGAGCGGGTTCTTGTGGGTGATGCCGGGGAAGAAGAAGATTCCGCCCGCCCTCATTGAGATTTCGGGGACATGGGTCGCGCTCTCGGCGAAGGACAGCGGATGGGTCGCAGTTTCGCAGGAAGGCGGATTGGTGGTCTTTTCAGAAACAGGAGTGGAGTTCAGGCATCAATTTGAAGAAGGCTTTCGGCCAAACGACGTGGCGGAGATTTGGAACCAATGGTGGGTGGTTGGGCAGAAGCGTGGACAGTCGCATATCTTGACGGCGACCTCACCGGCCGGCCCGTGGACGGAGGCCCAGACGGGCGGCAAGGCGCCTGCCATGCGGGTGGTGGGTTTTGACCGGTTCATTGTGGTCTTTGGGGCAGATGGGAGTGCATTCCGAGCCGTGGAAGGCGAAGCCTGGGAGCCTTGTCGCGGCTTTGAGGCGTTGACCAACGAGCCGCCGGTAAGCGTTTTTGCCTCACCTCAGGAAGGCTTTGTGGCGCTGACGCCGGATGGGCTGGTGCAATCGAGAGACGGTCACAATTGGGTTCGGCTTGCCTATCAGGACGATCCTTATGGCTCGCGCGCCCTGCTGCACGGCGACTTGGGTACGGTGTTGATTTCCCAATCCTGGACTGAGGCGGGATTGGTACTCCGGCGTGAACCCGTGACACCCTATGCCACGTTCCTTCTGGCGCAGGCTTTCGCGAACGGCGAGGGAGTCCCGCTCGACCCGAAACGGGCATTGGAGCTTTATCGGAAGGCGGCAGTCGCGGGGGTGCATCGCGCGCAGGTTGACTTGGCATTCTTGATAGCGAGCGGCCAGGTGCCTGCTGCCCAGACGTCGGAAGCCTCTGCCTGGTACCTTTTGCTCTGTGGCGAAGAGGGCCTCGCGTGCGAGCCCGAGGAAGCGTTCAGGAGAATAGAAGCACTTGCTTTAAAGGGTCGTGCCGAAGCTCAGGGAATTCTCGCGGTGATGCTGCGCCTTGGGTTTGGGACCAAGCCCAACTCAATTGAAGCGACGGCCTGGACCCAAATCGCAGAGGAGCAACGCGCCAACCTGTATGCATTGGATTGGTATGCCGACGTTGACGACAAGCCCGAAGAGGCGAAGGTGCGAGCGGACGCTTTGCGCGCCAAGATCAGTCGTGCGGGTGCGACGGCCCACCCGGCGCCGGTCAGCGGGACTGGAGACTGA
- a CDS encoding aspartate-semialdehyde dehydrogenase produces MNTSLTVGIVGATGAVGQELVRLLHERQFPMAKLRLFASARSAGKTVEHGGRVYTIEEAKPGVFAGVNVAFFAAGGPVTRALAPDAIKAGCLVIDKSSAFRMDPKVPLVIPEINSQDLRQHEGLIANPNCSTAVTLMGLWPLHQRFGLKRYIASTYQSVSGTGAEAVRELDEQTRALVAGRPAEKKVYPYQIAQNCIPQVDTFGADGYTGEEHKMMLESRKIMGLPNLKVSATCVRVPVVRAHSISVSAEFERPVSVADARAAVAAFPGAALVDDPGTKAYPTPLDFAEKVKCGVGRIRIDTALDNGLSFWVSGDNLWKGAALNAVQNAELMFREGLLKA; encoded by the coding sequence GTGAATACATCTCTCACAGTCGGTATCGTCGGAGCCACAGGTGCGGTTGGTCAAGAACTCGTCCGCCTTCTCCACGAGCGTCAGTTCCCGATGGCCAAGCTCCGTCTCTTCGCCTCCGCACGCTCGGCAGGCAAGACGGTCGAGCACGGAGGGCGTGTTTACACGATCGAGGAAGCCAAACCCGGTGTATTCGCCGGCGTCAACGTGGCCTTTTTCGCCGCTGGGGGGCCGGTCACCCGGGCCTTGGCGCCGGACGCCATCAAGGCCGGCTGCCTGGTGATCGACAAGAGCTCGGCTTTCCGCATGGACCCGAAGGTCCCCCTTGTGATTCCGGAGATCAATTCTCAGGACCTGCGCCAGCATGAAGGGTTGATTGCCAATCCCAACTGCTCGACCGCGGTCACGTTGATGGGACTTTGGCCGCTCCACCAACGGTTCGGCCTAAAGCGCTACATCGCCTCGACCTACCAATCTGTCTCCGGCACGGGTGCCGAGGCGGTGCGCGAACTCGACGAGCAAACCCGCGCCCTGGTCGCGGGTCGTCCCGCCGAGAAGAAGGTCTATCCGTACCAGATTGCCCAGAACTGCATTCCGCAGGTCGATACTTTCGGCGCGGACGGCTACACAGGCGAAGAGCACAAGATGATGCTCGAGAGCCGGAAGATCATGGGGCTCCCCAACCTGAAGGTTTCAGCGACCTGCGTACGGGTACCGGTTGTGCGTGCGCACTCAATTTCCGTCTCCGCCGAGTTCGAGCGTCCAGTCTCGGTTGCAGACGCTCGCGCCGCGGTTGCAGCATTCCCTGGAGCCGCCCTCGTGGACGACCCGGGTACAAAGGCATACCCCACACCTCTGGATTTCGCTGAAAAGGTGAAGTGTGGAGTCGGGCGTATTCGCATCGATACGGCGCTCGATAACGGCCTGTCTTTCTGGGTTTCCGGCGACAACCTCTGGAAGGGCGCTGCCCTGAACGCGGTGCAGAACGCGGAATTGATGTTTCGAGAAGGCTTGCTGAAGGCCTGA
- a CDS encoding L,D-transpeptidase, producing the protein MHISCQAMQFFKHDTLVRTYVISTSSRPPSNVRNSLGTPRGLHEIAERIGAEQPAGMVFKSRTPTGFHYSELGEQEQQGNLVTSRILWLRGLEAGINLGGEVDTYERYIYVHGTNHEDRLGSPQSAGCVLMSNREIVDLYEEVRRGDHVLIID; encoded by the coding sequence GTGCACATTTCCTGTCAGGCGATGCAGTTTTTCAAACACGACACCCTCGTTCGTACCTATGTGATCTCCACCTCGTCCCGTCCTCCGAGCAACGTCCGGAACTCTCTCGGCACACCCCGGGGGTTGCACGAGATCGCCGAGCGGATCGGTGCGGAGCAACCAGCAGGCATGGTATTCAAGTCACGGACGCCGACTGGCTTCCATTACAGTGAACTGGGTGAGCAGGAGCAGCAGGGGAACCTCGTAACAAGCCGAATCCTTTGGCTTCGCGGCCTGGAAGCCGGGATCAATCTTGGCGGGGAAGTCGATACCTATGAACGCTATATTTATGTCCATGGTACCAATCACGAAGATCGACTTGGATCGCCGCAAAGTGCAGGATGCGTCCTCATGAGCAACCGCGAGATTGTCGATCTTTACGAAGAAGTGCGGCGGGGAGACCACGTCCTGATCATCGACTGA